The Bacteroides fragilis NCTC 9343 genome includes the window CATGATTGCAGATAAAGCGCTCTTTTCGTGATGCGCATTGCAGGGCCGACATTATCTCTTCTTTGGAGTTGTCTTTCAGCACGACTCCGAAAGCATTGCTGCTGAACAATACCTGCCTCAGAAATCCGATGCTCAATTCATCCGAAAACAATAACCAGTCTGATTCTTTGAATCGTTCCTGAAGGATGATCAATTCATCTGCACCGGAAAAATCAAATAGTGTATAGTCTAAAATAACCACCGCTTGCGGATGAATGCGCAACAACTGGACCAACTCCATCTTATTGTCGGCTTCCAGCAACAAGCTTACCTCTTTTTGCTTGCTTAACAGAAACATCATTCCTGCTTTCGTGATGTCCTGATTATCTGCGATGATATATTCTCTCATAATCTGTCCATAAAAAAACTCCGTTGCAAATGTACACTTTTTGTGCGATTTGCAGCGGAGTTATGTGAATTAGTTACGAGCTTAAATAGAGTCTCGTCACTCTTATTACCATGAACGGCCTTTAAATACATCCGACTGGTTCAGCGGAACAAGGTTGCCGCTCAACGTTAATGTATTGGAGTTGAAGTTCGGATTAATGGTCACAGTGGCGTTGTTGCCTCCGTTTGTCAATGTGATAAAGACTTGTGCCGAGATACCGATACCTTGTACGCTGAAGTTGCAGTTCACATTGCCTCGTTTGTCGGTAGTCACTTTTACATCCGAAGTGGTTCCGTCCACTGTTACACCGCCAATTCCGTTAGGGCCGGGATACGGAGTATTGAACGCTACCTGTACGGTTGCTCTCTGTCCGTTCAACATTACAAAGTTAGTGTTGGACGATACGAAAGCTGTCTGGCCGCGTTTGAAGATTACCTGATCGGCTTCCAGTACAAACTGTTTGTCTTTGATAGCCTGTACGGCTTGCTGATAGGCCACTTGGTCGGCAGCTTGTTCCTCAGCTTTCAGTCTGGCTCTTTCTGCGTCTCTTTGTGCTTTACGGTCAGCGCGGCGTATGTCTCTTTGTGACTCTTGTGCATACATTAAAGTCGATGCACTTACTAATACTAATGCTACTAATGCAATAAACTTTTTCATAACTTTTTTTTGTTTAGGTTTAAAACTGTTGTTCGTTTATTCCAAGAACAACTCCCTTTTCAGATTGTTCACTTGCGTCTCACAATTTTATATCCGATGGCAGCAATCGTAATGCTCATTAACGGACTGATAATGTTGAAGAAGCAATAGGGAAGATAAACCAGTGTAGGAACACTCAGTATCGTAGCTTGCGTCATTCCGCAGGTGTTCCATGGTATTAATACGGAGGTCACTGTAACAGAATCTTCCGTGGTTCGACTGAGCAAACAGCTTTCATAACCTTTCTTTTCATAAATATCCCGGAACATGTTTCCGGTCAGGATAATGCTAATATACTGATCGGCTGTGGCGAGGTTCAGGAAAATACCAGAGCAAACCGTAGAGGCCACCATGCTGACTGTATTTTTCATGAAGCGGACAAATACGGAAGTGATACTTCCTAACATGCCGCCGGCAGTCATAGCCCCGCCGAAACACATCGCACAGATAATAAGCCATACCGTATTCATCATGCCTGCCATACCCCGGGTAGCCACCAGTTCGGTGAGTGCTTCATTGCTTGTCTGTAGACTGGTCCCTCCATAAAGAGTCATCATCAGTCCTTTGAAGATGGACTGTGTGCCTTCGGAATTTTGCAAACCGGATATTTCCTGTAACAGGTCGGGTTGGAAGAATACGGCGAATGCCCCTGCCAATGCCGCCGACAGAAATAAGGTGATGACGGAAGGTACCCGCCAAGCAATCAGTACACCTGTAACTACCGGTACAATCAGCAGCCATGGTGTAATGTGGAACTTTCCTGCCAGTGCGGCCGAGAATTCGGCTATATGTTCTGTGCTTCCGGCATTGTGTGACAATCCGGCTACTGTAAAGATAACCAAGGTAATGATTAGTGAAGGTACGGTAGTTATCAACATATAGCGGATATGTCTGAAGAGGGGAGTATCGGTAACTGAGGCTGCTAATATTGTCGTATCCGATAATGGAGAGATTTTATCTCCGAAGTATGCGCCCGAAATAATGGCTCCGGCTATCCAGCCTTCTTCGAATCCCTGTGCTTTGCCAATGCCCATTAAAGCGATTCCGATGGTAGCAATCGTAGTCCAGGAGCTTCCGGTCATAACCGATACCAAGGCACAGATAATGCAGGTAGAGGTCAGGAAAAAACTGGGATGTATGATTTGCACTCCGTAATAAATCAATGTGGGGACCACACCGCTTATCATCCATGCACCGCTCAATGCGCCGATAATCAGCAGAATGATTAGGGCGGTAGATACGCCTGTAATGTTGTTTGTGATAGCCAGTTCAAAGTCTTTCCAGCCTATTTTGTAGAATCCCATACCGATCAGTATGCAAACGGCTGTTGTAGTCAGCAGGGACACTTGGCTACCTCCGCTGAGTGCATCGCTGCCAAAGGTACGTATGGTGGCAAATAGCATGATAACCAATACGACCAGAGGGATCAGAGAAACAAGAGGTGAGGGGGCTTTTTTCATGATTCTTCTTTTCCTTTTTTATGTTTAAGCGTCTATTCCTGTAAATGTTTTCAGTGCATAGCCTATCAGAAAGCTAATGCCGGCTACGCTGAAACTAAGTACTGCCATCTCGGTGAATCTTTTGCGGAAACTTTCTCCGCGTGCTACCGAATAGTAATAATTAAATAATGCAATGATTACCAAAGCCATGGCCAGCATTACTCCCAAAGCTATCAGTACATTTTCGATCAATATGAAGGGAGCAACCAGCGCCACTACCGTGATGATATAAGCAATACCCGTATAGATGGCGGCCTTTATGGGATGTTTCGTTTCTCCTCCTTCCGATTTGGTCGAGAGATATTCGGAAGAAGCCATTGATAAAGCTGCGGCAATCCCCGTGATGCTTCCCGTCAGGGCTATCAGCCTGGAGTCACTCAAGGCCAGAGTGAATCCCGCCAATGCCCCGGTAAATTCCACCAAAGCATCATTCAGACCGAGCACTACCGAACCCATATATTCAAGTCGTTCTTCGTTGATTAGCCCGATTAATTTCTGTTCATGAACTTCTTCTTCATTGGCCAATTGCCGGAGGTCCGGATAATCTGTATATTTGGCATAATCATGATGTGCATTCTCTTCACTTGACTCCATCAGTTTAATGGCAAATGTAATACCCAGGATTCTTGCCAGCCAGTAATATTTGGCTATACGCAACTTGTCTGGTGCAACGTCGGTTTCCGTATATTTCTTCAGTGTGGCATAGTGCGCTTTTTCTTCTGCTGAGATCAGACGTAATACTTTGCGGTTCGATTCGTCTTTTTCAATAGAGGCCAGTCGTTCGTATACGATACTTTCGGTTTTCTCATTTCGTTGGAAACGGATAAACTCTTCCTTCACTTCTTTCTTCAAGTCCATCTTCATCACTTTTAATTTTGCAAAGATACAATAAATGGCGCAAATGTCATTTATTTCATGAAGTTGAGTCGGGATATTTAAAAGTTCTTTAGCCACATTAAGAATAGGCAATGCTCCTTTTTTCTGAGAGCCTGTTGATTTCAGCCGTTCAGAAATACGTGGTAATTGGCGGTATGGAGTTTAATAACTGTCCGGAAATACTAACTGATATTTGAGCTTTCTCTATAGGGAGGGTAGTTTATGTGGCATTAGGTCTTTTATTCCCTTCGGCTTTCCCTGCTGTTCTGGGGGCGACCTCTGTGAAAAACGAGCGGAGAGAGCTCTTGCATGGGTACTAAGTATGTGGTCTTCTGCGCCACCAGTAGCGTATAAATAATGTGCCTGTGAACATAAGTGCCAGTGAGAGTCCGGTGTAAAATACCGAAATGAAAGTGTCGGGCAACAGGTGTAATGTCCGGATGGTGATTCCCATTGCTATCATGAAACACATGACGATCCATCCCTTTGCATCGAAGAAAGAAAAGGGGCAATTTTTCTCTTTTTTCTTTTGCTCAATCCGGCGAGTGTGTTTGTAGTAGAGCTTTCGGAAGACAAGGACAAAAAAGAGCAGGAAAACAACTGTGGCTTCGCCTACCTTAAAAAGCCAATATTGTGAGTCATTAAGCCAGGTGACAATACCAATCCGGAGAATATTAGCTCCCGCCACTATCCAGACGATGCCGGCTGTGATTAATAACACTTGTCTGTTTACTCCGTACTTCATGATTTATATAACAACTTTTGTTACTATTCGGATTATCGTTTTGAAAAAAAGGTAATCAGCAGTGAGCCGGTAGTCAAGGCCACTCCTGTGCCTATGACTCCATGCCAACCGAATGCCTGCCAGAAAGTTCCTGCCAGAAATGTCCCGGTGGAGGCTCCTATGAAGTAAGTTGTCATAAAAATAGTATTAATGCGGTTCGAAGCACTCGGACAGAGTTCGAAGATACGGGTCTGATTGCTCAATTGGATACATTGCATGCCGATATCGATGATGATGATACCGGCAACGATTCCCCAATAGGAGTTCTCTCCGATAAAGAGAAGCAACCAAGCTGATAAGATCAGTCCGCATCCGATGAAATTGAATCGTCTGACTCCCACTTTCCGTACATACTTACCTACAAGAGAGGCTGATAAGGCGCCGGCAATGCCGCACAATCCTAACATACCGATGATGTGGCTGTCAGCGTAGAAGGGGGCACTTCCCATTTTAAAAGCCAGACATGACCACATGGCCAGAAATGAACCGAAAGCAAGTGCGGCGCGGACTGAAAAGATGCGGAGCTCGGGATACTGCTTCAGCAGTGAAAGCAAAGACTTCATTAAGTCGCTGTATTTGCCCTGAAAGTTCGGGCGTATGTCCGGTAATACCCGCATGACTACCATACCACATATCAGCATCATGCCGGCAGCGATGTAATACATCTCACGCCAACCAAACAGTTCTCCTATAAACCCGCTGACTACACGTGAGGCCAAAATGCCGGTCAGTAGTCCCGATACGACGATTCCTACATTTCTCCCTTTGTTTTCCGGACGTGAGAACTGGGAAGCTATCGGGATGAATATTTGTGGCATCACCGAACAGATGCCGGTGAGGAGCGAGGCACACAGGATGACGTGGATGTTGGGGGCCATCGCGATCACCAGCAACGAAACGATTAATATGGAGAAGCTGGTGAGAATGATCCGCTTTCGCTGATACAAATCGCCTAAGGGGACGATAAACAATAGTCCGAGGGCATATCCGATCTGCGTTACCATGGCAATCAGGTTTGTTTCGAACTCCGAAACACCCAATTCATGGCGGATCATGTTCAGTAAAGGCTGGTTATAGTACAGATTGGCTACCGATATACCTGCAACAATAGCAAGTGTCCAAAGAATCGAAGCCGGTAGTCCGCCGTTTTCTTTCAAAATCTGTTTCATGGCACAAAGTTATCATTTTAGAGGCTATTCCACAAAGAACGTTGTCGAAATTGTATTTCCCTCGTCATCCACTGCCGTCAGGGAGTGTTTGCCGGGGGACGGACGGAGAGAAAGTTTGTGGAAGTCCTGCGTTTGCGTCAGGTATGTCTCGTCCAGATGCCAGTAGATGGTTGTATTCGGATGACTGTGAACCAGTTCGACAGTCAACTGCCCTTTGCTGCCATCCATCTGTTTGGGCAGATGGATACGGGCTCCCATTGGCGGATAAATAAATTGCATCGGTTGGAACCGGTCTTCTCCACATCCTGATTTAAAGGGAGGGAGAGGACGATATTCCGGGTGATGTTGCTTATAATACCATTCCCATACGGGAGGAAGGGTAAACCAGTTACGGCGGACAACCGGTTCGCTATTGGCACAATTCTCGTATATTCGGAACCGTTCATTTGCCGATAAGGTGACCGGGTGATGATAAGGGCAAGCTTCTGTTTTGAGACCTGCCGGAAGGATCAGCAAAGTATCTGTTTCTTCACAGAATCGTCCTTTCAGATGGCCGGACTGCCGACAAATTTCTGCTTCAACCAGTTCGCCCTGAGGACGTTCGAACCAGGGAGAAGAAGGGAGCAGGTTGAATACATCGAACAGGACAGGGCCTGCCGTACGGGCACCAACCAACCCGGGTTTTCCCTCACCCGTAGCATTCCCTACCCATACACCCACTGCATATTTAGGAGTTACACCCACTGCCCAGGCATCCCGGAAACCATAACTGGTACCGGTTTTCCAGGCAATGGTTTGCATGGAAGGAATGGTACGCCAGTCTATTTCTTCCGGTCGGTTCACTTCTTTTATTGCATCAAAAGTCTGCCAGACGGCTCCGGATTGGAACGATGGACGATGAACGGAGGTGGAATCCGACAGGAGGAGTGTACACGGGAATTGAGGTAACCGGTTGAGGCTGCGTCCCATGTTGGCATAGGCCGAAGTGATATCCCATAACGTGGCTTCTGCACCTCCCAGAATCAGAGAAAGTCCGTAATGGCTTGAGGGACGGTTCAGGGTAGTCAGTCCGATTTGTTTCAGGAAACTGTGGAACTTAGGTACCCCGTAACGTTGCAGCATTGTTACCGAAGGTATGTTAAGAGAGCGTGCAATGGCTTCCGAGGCCGGTACGGCTCCTTCAAATTGCAGATTAAAATTTTGTGGAGTGAACCCATTGATGTTGACGGGAATGTCCGGCAACAAAGTATTTGGGAGAATTTCTCCTTCTTGTAGCATGGCATAATAAAGAAAAGGCTTGAGAATACTGCCGGTACTCCGTGGCGACCGGATGACATCTACTTGGTTGCCGCTCTGCTCTTTGTCG containing:
- a CDS encoding LuxR C-terminal-related transcriptional regulator, with product MREYIIADNQDITKAGMMFLLSKQKEVSLLLEADNKMELVQLLRIHPQAVVILDYTLFDFSGADELIILQERFKESDWLLFSDELSIGFLRQVLFSSNAFGVVLKDNSKEEIMSALQCASRKERFICNHVSNLLLSGSGNVNTASAVHTFVPQEDRLLTPTEKIILKEIASGKTTKEIAAEKHLSFHTINSHRKNIFRKLGVNNVHEATKYAMRAGIVDLAEYYI
- a CDS encoding DUF4251 domain-containing protein → MKKFIALVALVLVSASTLMYAQESQRDIRRADRKAQRDAERARLKAEEQAADQVAYQQAVQAIKDKQFVLEADQVIFKRGQTAFVSSNTNFVMLNGQRATVQVAFNTPYPGPNGIGGVTVDGTTSDVKVTTDKRGNVNCNFSVQGIGISAQVFITLTNGGNNATVTINPNFNSNTLTLSGNLVPLNQSDVFKGRSW
- a CDS encoding Na+/H+ antiporter NhaC family protein; this translates as MKKAPSPLVSLIPLVVLVIMLFATIRTFGSDALSGGSQVSLLTTTAVCILIGMGFYKIGWKDFELAITNNITGVSTALIILLIIGALSGAWMISGVVPTLIYYGVQIIHPSFFLTSTCIICALVSVMTGSSWTTIATIGIALMGIGKAQGFEEGWIAGAIISGAYFGDKISPLSDTTILAASVTDTPLFRHIRYMLITTVPSLIITLVIFTVAGLSHNAGSTEHIAEFSAALAGKFHITPWLLIVPVVTGVLIAWRVPSVITLFLSAALAGAFAVFFQPDLLQEISGLQNSEGTQSIFKGLMMTLYGGTSLQTSNEALTELVATRGMAGMMNTVWLIICAMCFGGAMTAGGMLGSITSVFVRFMKNTVSMVASTVCSGIFLNLATADQYISIILTGNMFRDIYEKKGYESCLLSRTTEDSVTVTSVLIPWNTCGMTQATILSVPTLVYLPYCFFNIISPLMSITIAAIGYKIVRRK
- a CDS encoding VIT1/CCC1 transporter family protein; this translates as MDLKKEVKEEFIRFQRNEKTESIVYERLASIEKDESNRKVLRLISAEEKAHYATLKKYTETDVAPDKLRIAKYYWLARILGITFAIKLMESSEENAHHDYAKYTDYPDLRQLANEEEVHEQKLIGLINEERLEYMGSVVLGLNDALVEFTGALAGFTLALSDSRLIALTGSITGIAAALSMASSEYLSTKSEGGETKHPIKAAIYTGIAYIITVVALVAPFILIENVLIALGVMLAMALVIIALFNYYYSVARGESFRKRFTEMAVLSFSVAGISFLIGYALKTFTGIDA
- a CDS encoding MFS transporter, translating into MKQILKENGGLPASILWTLAIVAGISVANLYYNQPLLNMIRHELGVSEFETNLIAMVTQIGYALGLLFIVPLGDLYQRKRIILTSFSILIVSLLVIAMAPNIHVILCASLLTGICSVMPQIFIPIASQFSRPENKGRNVGIVVSGLLTGILASRVVSGFIGELFGWREMYYIAAGMMLICGMVVMRVLPDIRPNFQGKYSDLMKSLLSLLKQYPELRIFSVRAALAFGSFLAMWSCLAFKMGSAPFYADSHIIGMLGLCGIAGALSASLVGKYVRKVGVRRFNFIGCGLILSAWLLLFIGENSYWGIVAGIIIIDIGMQCIQLSNQTRIFELCPSASNRINTIFMTTYFIGASTGTFLAGTFWQAFGWHGVIGTGVALTTGSLLITFFSKR
- the pbpC gene encoding penicillin-binding protein 1C, encoding MNQILKPHNLPPSFQGRGWKISIKSWWKPALFLLLVLYIFCLPSQLFTSPYSTVVTDRNGELLGARIATDGQWRFPPRDNIPEKVATCLIEFEDRQFYHHWGVNPLAIGRAVVQNLKHKRIVSGGSTLTMQTIRLARNKPRTFKEKLIEMVWATRLEFRKSKKEILSLYISHAPFGGNVVGLDAAAWRYFGHSAEELSWAESAMLAVLPNSPAMIHLSKSRQALLDKRNRLLTHLHKKGILDTSTYELAISEPLPQEPLPLPHIAPHLTDYFYQTRNGKYSVSTIDRGIQTQIESLVERWNSEFKRSDIRNLAILVIDIRTNQAIAYCGNVHFDKEQSGNQVDVIRSPRSTGSILKPFLYYAMLQEGEILPNTLLPDIPVNINGFTPQNFNLQFEGAVPASEAIARSLNIPSVTMLQRYGVPKFHSFLKQIGLTTLNRPSSHYGLSLILGGAEATLWDITSAYANMGRSLNRLPQFPCTLLLSDSTSVHRPSFQSGAVWQTFDAIKEVNRPEEIDWRTIPSMQTIAWKTGTSYGFRDAWAVGVTPKYAVGVWVGNATGEGKPGLVGARTAGPVLFDVFNLLPSSPWFERPQGELVEAEICRQSGHLKGRFCEETDTLLILPAGLKTEACPYHHPVTLSANERFRIYENCANSEPVVRRNWFTLPPVWEWYYKQHHPEYRPLPPFKSGCGEDRFQPMQFIYPPMGARIHLPKQMDGSKGQLTVELVHSHPNTTIYWHLDETYLTQTQDFHKLSLRPSPGKHSLTAVDDEGNTISTTFFVE